TAAATGAAGCCTTTGATTTGGATCTATAGGACctggggggaggtgggggggtgtGGATTTTATAATGCCCAATAGTAAGGAAAGTGTTGTTGCTTTTGTAACCTTAATAGCAACGACGGAGAATACTTATGGAATGGAAATCATCTACACCCCCTAAAGCCTCCACGTGACTTTCTAATATTATGATgtttctaaaaatagaaaaaaaatccaatactTTCTTAAAGGATCAAGcagaaaattttaaaaaaattggGACCCTTTACTGGCTTACTTTAAAAGACTTACTGCTTTAACTGAATTTTAAAGCCACTGATTCCACTATTTTGCTATCATGAGTAATAGaagaaaggtgttttttttttttttttgtttctttatctGTCCTCCTTTCCTCGGCACAAGGGTTTGTTGTGGGTGGGATGGGGTTAATAGAAAGATGTCTTGTTATAATTGACATTGTAATGTTGCACTGTATATTGCATCTTctctaaaacaataaaaatacttaaaaaagaaaagaaaaagaaaccatGCACCATAATGCAAATAACCCCCAATAACAACACAAATGGGCTACCTGCAAAAATCGTTAAAAAAACGGTTTCTTCTCTATCCCAATCTACCTCACACCAATTTAATTCCACTTACTATGATATATTTTGAGTTTCTGCACACTAAGATTTATGTCAGGCCAGTAAACCGACTTCAGGTGCGTTTACATCCCTGGTAACAACCATTCCACCGCTTCCCTCCCGCTCGCTGCCACAATAATTGCCATGCATTGCCCGGAGGTTGAGACCATAATAATGGAGTCCCAGGGTTTTTCCAAGCGTTGTAAAATAATTAGCTGCCGTGCCTCGGGGTTATAGCTCTGTTCGTTAAAATATTAATAGCCTCTAAACGATTTCCTCTTACAATAATAAGTCAAAACTCCCACATCTCGTGATTAAGTGGTTAACAACTATGGAAACACTTTAGGCCTAACAAAATGTAAATTGACATTTAGATTTTGGCACGTCATCTTTAGCAGGCAGTGGGCCTTTAGCTGCATTTAAAAAACGAGGTGGAaggcaatgtttaatattaatataatacccacgtttatttttaattttcctttttttttaattaaacaactCTAATTCAACTCTAGTTTAATTTTGGGTTTATAGATTTCAGAAATTCAACCTAAACACCATTTAATTGGCTatattgtattgcattttatttcttacatttaaaaaataacaaaagctGTCTTAATCAAACGTGCTGATCAGGCAGTGTCAGTCGTTCGGCTgctgtgtaaatatatatttgctgGCTGGCAAATTACAAATCAAAACAGGAATAATTACTGATGACAATGAATCACCTGCTACAGATTTTCCTCTCTTGACCCTAAAAAAAAGCCTCTTACCTTTAGCCATGTTCTCCAAATCTCTTTCATGCACGCTGATATCGATGCGTAAAGCTCCATCTGCtgcacaacagcaacaacaaagaaCTTGATTTAACCTACAAATAAGTCATCTATATAACAAAGATTTCGGAAAAGGCTTctgaaaaaacaaatacagtaaaagcagataaaatagaTTTGTATGGGtggatttttaatttattttttaaaatataaaaaaacagaataattagAAACCTTGTCTGTCCTTGTGCTCCTGATAGGATGTTGCGTTGCGTTGGTTCGGAATTTCAGTAACGTGGTGAACACCTAAACATAAACAAGGCGcaaacatttcaaattaaaagagacaaaaaacgaCCCAATTTGCATTAATAACCGAACCATAAATTGGCTAAATAATTACCGTTGGATCTGCGGGGGCTGCTCGAGTGTTTCGACACAAACGACGAAGGCTCGTTCAGGAGCACGTGGCCGTCCTTTTCATGAGCGTACACCTGTAAAATGAGCAGACAATCATGGTCAATAACGCAGAACAATTGGATGTCATTTACTGCAGTTCTTTACATAATTGAGGCCTTTTTGTTTCTTCAAAAAAAACGACAGCCCTGCAATTTGTTGTGAAGATGCTGAAGGTTTTGCATTAAAAACACTAATGCGGTGGTAAAAGAACGCTTTAGAACGGAACAGACAATGGAAATGAACGACGATGCATTAAGGGTTTTATACTTTGATTATCCTTATTGAAAAGGGCGATACATTAGTACAAATGACATCACAAATGATATTTCTCTATGTGTAAACATTGGCCTTGCTGCCTTGCTCAAAGGCACTTCAAGAAGGGCAGTTACATGACAATTTCCCCAGAATGTATTCTTATTAATGTTGAAAATATGCAAATATCTACATCGGGATGTTTTAAATTCCAGGCCAATTGAACGTGATTATATTTTGATCGGCCTCCTCTCTTCTATAAACTATTTTCATATTCTCCACAACTGCGACAATTCGACTTCCCCCCACGGGGACCATTAAAGTTTCATTTAATCTAATCTTACTTCACGAAGAGGAGAGCCATTACGCATCCGTCTGTCCTCATCTGATGAGCCAGTGTGCACGGAGTGCTCCGGTGATGCTGATGCTGCGGGGCTGGAGGCGGCAGGCTGCTCTTGGCTCTCCTCAGCACCCGAGGAGACCCGGTCCGGCCCGGGGGAGTCATGGTGCTCCCCTCCCGGAGAGATCTGGATCGCTTCCTCCTCGTCTTGTCCTCGGTTGGACTCCACATCCACGTCCGGGTCGTCGTCCTCGTCCACCGCGCTGTCCCTGTCCGGTGATATCGATCTATAACTGGAGCTCTCGCTGATAAAATCCGGGGACAGGTAGCCAGGGCGCGCGCCGTAGCTGTCTCGGTTGCCGTAGAGTTTGGCGATGGTCTCCGCGTCTTTGACTACGGGTCTGAAGGCCGAAATGTAATTGATTTTCCTCTGGGGGGTCTCGTCCCCGGACTTGTCCTCGTCGTTCCTGGTGGATGAGGACTGGGAGCTGGAACAGCGCTCTCCGCCGTCCTGCTGATGGGGAGGGTGGTGGTTGGTGTCTTTGGGTGTGTTTGCGCCCCGGTCGCTTTGGTCCGATAGGTCGAGCTCTCCCTGCCGGACGCCCGGCAGCTCTGGGAgaggtttgggtggagaccccGGATAGGGCGGCATGGGTAGGCCGCCGGCTGTAGGCCAAAACATAGGGAAAGCAGGATAGAGGGCGTCCTTCGCGCCAGGCCAAAACACACCAGAGATATTGGTTTTGTTCGCATCAGGCAAACCGTCGCTCTTTTTCTGACACAGTCCATAGCTGGGGAAGCCATAGGGGTGGTGGGAGAACAGGGGTGGGGGGATTTTCTGAAGCATGCCAAAGCTCTTGCTGGGCACTGGGATGACTGGGTAGGTCCGTGCGCCGCTCGACAAACTCAGGTTATTATTTCCCTGATTGTCGTCGCACCGTAAAGTTTTGTGAGGGATCTCAGGGGAACTGGTTTGGGCCAGGCTGGACGAGGCCTGTGATTTCATCGACGAGGACATTCCCGAGCCGCTCATGGGCAGAGTCCTCTTTCTACTCCCCCCGTTGAACATGGCCTTAACATCCTCCCACGCGTGGTGAATGTCATCGGATTGTTTTTTGTCCGTCAGTTTCAGGTGGCGTCTCCACGAATTGAAGTTGGCCGCGTCCGGCTGCAGATACTTGGACTCTGTGGTGCGATGAGAGTGGAAAATGAATTTATTTGGGGAGAAATACATGTTGCAAAAGCTGCACTTGATGCACTTTGCTCTGGAGCTGTTGTATCTGGCGGGTATGAAGCTGCCCCTGGAGCCCCAGGCGCAATCGTGAGTCACATCAAACGCGAAATTTTCTGGTAGCTTTGGGGGGCTGTGCGCTCCCAGGAAGGACTTGCAGAGCCTCTCGGCCTCCCGTTTGGTGATCATGCCGCAGCGCCTCGAGGAGATGGGCATGGCCCCGGCGCGCCGCAGGAGCTCCAGCTGGACGGGGGTGCACTGCACACAGGTGATGCCCAAAGCGACCCGGCGGTTGTGTATCTCGTTGTAGCTGTAGTTTTTCAGCAGGGTGTTGGAAATCTGCGCCAGGCAGAGTCTCTCCTTACCGTCTATGACCAGACATACGATGGGCACCCCGTACAGGGCAGTCTCACTCACTTGGTTTGGTTTGAGGGAGCTGGGGCCGGAGAAGCTCGGTGCGTCCTGCTTTGAACTCGGGGAGGAGCTGGCGTCTCGTCCCGCGTCTCGAAGCTGTCCGGGCATCGACTCCATCCCTGGAAGCCTGTCAATCAAAGAGAACACTGGAGTGAGCCTGGGGGCGGGGAGGGATGGGGCTGTTTGACACGATTCAGAAGCACAATACTTTAAGTGCATCATCTTCAAATTATTTAACTCGTCAAAAAATGGTACTAAATatgttaaagacagaaaaatagtGTCCAAAATGTGAGTCAAATAGAAATGATACGTGTCATGTTTTTATCCCAAAAAAATCTGGTAAAtatgacataataataataataataataataattattattataattataattataattattattattattattaagtaggCTAGCTGTACCAGTAGTAGGCCTCTTAATGTTGACATTCATGGggcataataataatcatcataatAAAAGATCATAgacaatattaatattaaaagaaTACCACATATAACTAACGTCCGGCTTTTGCAGGAGTTTATATTGAAAAGTGAAATCAATCAGACGTGTTGTTAATCATTTCTCGTATCGGTTGATTCCTCAGTGTATTTGGCCTCCTCTCTTAGGTTATCGTGGATCCTGCGCGGAGGTGGATCTGCTGCTCCTCTTATCTCCAAATCGGCTCAGTCACTTACTGGGCAACTACTTAAGAGTAACATAAGATCCTTATACGTGGATAAGGACAGAAGGAAAATGCAGCCTGAGCTGCGCCAATGCGCTTAGCAGAGAGGAAAAGAACAACTATAAGCTGCTTTTCTGGCAATTGCGCATGCAGATCCACAAGCGCGTCTTTCGCATTGTTAATGAAAGACTAGCCCTATATATAATTAAAGGCTTCTGCGCAGATTAGCCTCAGACAGTTGCTCGGAATTAGGCTGAAGCAGGCCCATCTCACGTTCACCTGCGCATACTTACTTTTTGCATCTCGTCACCGCGGAGGCCGCCAACATACAGTACACGCAAACAGCCCGCCGCGGCTTTAGTGGCTTTTAAACAACCGACATGAATACAACTGTTACACAGGGACTGGTCAACCGACATTAGACATTTAATTATAATCTCATTTTGCAAAGAAATTTAAAGAGAAACTGCAAAATTATCACGATTTCCATCTTAATTGTTAGTAATTAAAAATACATACCTTTCTCTCCTAAATAAACAACACACTCCAACAGGGTTAGggatgaaaaaagaagaagaaagaagataattaatataaataaactgATGAAAATGCAAGCCCGGTGAGTCCAGAGAGGGACGATGTTACAGACAAGGCGGTCTGACAGCAGAAACTCTGAGCTGGACTCTTTCTTTCAGTTTATTTCAGTGCAGCAGACAGGACCTCCATCCCGCTGGATCCCGGGGAGGTGAATGGCGTGTAGACAGGAAGCACATggacacctctctctctctctctctctctctctctctctctctctctctctctcacacacacacacacacacacacacacacacacacacacacacacacacacacacacacacacacacactctctctctctcatgctgtTGATGTGTAAtagcaacgttttttttttttctctctctctctctctctctctctctctctctctctctctccaaggCTTGCCGAGCTGCCATACACCAGTTTTGATAATTCACAATTGTTCAGCTCTGACGCGCAAACATGATCAGAAACACGCGCCCCATTGACCCTGCTGAGTCCGAATGTTGGCCCTAAAAGACCCCTGtttatgaatatatatttgtttctacATTTATAAAAGAGCAACAGAACATAGGCTCGCGAGTGGCACTTTGGAGAGGAACAAGAATGACAAAAGGCCCGGGCTCATTTATCAAGTTACACATGACCATCTGTTTGGCTTCCACACCGGCCACGGAAATCAATCTGAGGCCTGAGCGATCagaagaaggaagaaaggaagaaagaaatgaaggacagaagaaaaaaaacgtctgTTGTTCGTCATTTTCAGATGTTTTATGGATGGAATCGTGACGATGATGCCTGAGACCCGACTCCAAGCTAAAGTCCCGTCTGcacaggggcgtcggactgggggggcctcatgtgaggagggcccaaaaagatgctagaatgtggttacggggaggggcccatagaaaatgcctttctacagggcccagaattttgtgctacgcccctgcccGTCTGTCCCCTTACATAGAGAAGTGTCGAAACCTACAGCaggtggacagacagacagacagacagacagacagacagacagacaaagggaATCTGTGAGTGGAAGGAGGAAAAGGCACAACCAGTCAAACATTGATATGTTGAATCATAAATGGAAAAAGAGCCATGCCTTCAACAGAACCCTTTTCCTGGCTGGTCCTACCTGAAGCTTCCCCCCTACAGTATGACTAGGTTGTATTTCAGAGGTTGGATTATagttgaaaaataataataactgtaAATGCTAAATTCTTTATCAATAATCTTCTCCATCGTGTGACTGAGTGTCAGAACTAGACTGATGAATCACCTGGGGCGATATTAGCTTATTGCAGCTACGTCGTGTCAGTGCAGATAAGAAGTTCCATTACCAAAATGCAAAAGATACAAGAGAGCGCTGACAGGTTTAATTTTTCAATTGTTAAATGGGCCACTTATACATACAGCCTATTGATCACAATCATaaaaaacccaaacatattTAAGGGATCGTTATCAACAAtgtttgtttatattatgtGTTCAAGGTGGtgttatgtcaaaaaaaggtctATGGACCCATCAATCACTTTCTGATAATATCAGTTAATTATCCATTAACTCTTGGTATCATCCAGTACTGGTCGGATTATACTGTTgtccattttcacattcactgtCCATTTTATTCGTCATTAAGGTACACTGTCAGCAGTTAAAGCAATGTTTCAGTTAAAAGCAATGTTTCATATTATCGACTGATAGTATAATGTTTCAGTCAGGCAATATGACAACATATAACAGCATCTTCATAGATGAGGAGACAATGTCACACGCAGTAATGTCCGAACTCCTGCTGAAGGTCTATGACAGAAATTTTGCTTTTTCAATACAACCTAGTGTGGAAAGTGCACTGGAGTTGACAAAATTTTTTTTGTATGACTTCATTCTTTTACACGCCTGTGTCCAAGGTGTGCTCTAACAGGGCAATATTCACTCCGAGGTACACCAAAATGTATCTCAAAAAGAGAGGGTAAGGCTTGTAATATTCTATACTTTGTCAACAACACTGCATATAAGCTATTAACAAGTATTGTCTAAAAATGAGTCACATGTTCCACcgagtttattttgagtcaattccacagacactgtcctgctgccagaaatacttgtgtattaatccactgctgaaaatagtccacAATAAATGCCctatttcctcctgtttgagtaacatttgctaaaaaaactacagtgcccagctgttttcaGGAAACTATATTTTTGTGTTAAATAGGAAACAATGGGCTCGAGGCTAAGTGCCGCAGACAGGTTaatcaaaagaaaaattatagagtgtggtctagacctactctatctgtaaagtgtctcgagataactcttgatatgatttgatactataaataaaattgaattgaattgaaaagaaACGGGACTAAAGCAatgttagtttttgtttttttgtgggaTTTcttgacaataacaaaaatatagagTAATGCTAGCAGAAATCCTTAAATAAAGAAAGTACATATTAAGTGTATTTGACGTTGGGCAGCGGGGGTGTTTAGGGGGGGGCAGTGAGCAAAAATGTCACCGCGGACCCCAGAAAGTCTCCGAGCGGCCCTGTCTTCAAACTGCTACCGAGCTGCCATGCATAGGTTTCACTTCATCTGCAGAAAACTagaatgtcatgctgcttccccAGCGTCAGAGAAGGCAGCCAAGATAAACCAAAGAAATGGCAAACAAGTACATTTTTGGACAGTTTATCATGAATTAAGTGACACGACAACGGATAAACGCGTCATGTGTGTATTGAGTGTGTATGAAGTTTGTATGAAACATCATCAGCCTGTGTGCAGCCGGAGCTGGCCAGTTTTACCTCCTTGCAATATTGATGCTGAACCTGATCCTAAGCGCATCCTCTCCTCTTTCACCATCAAGAGGCTTCCCCTGCAGTAGCCGCCAATAATTACAATTTTATACTGTAATTATTCCtctctttttaattatttagacCGCCGACTTGAATGCAGCCATTGTCGCTGCCTATTCCGGGGGAAACGTGAGCTGACGTGGCTGGATCAGCAGCGAGGAGTTTTTAATTAGACATTTCAGCGGTAATTTTAGGCGAGCCCTTTATTATTACTGTTGGATACAAACGACCCGGGCCTCATTGATATGCGCTCAATTGTTTAAACAAACCTTTCACCTGAAACAGAAATGGGCTTCAGGTTGAAGTCATTAGGAGTCCCAACTCAGCAGGTGAACCCAGAGCTGATGGATTATTTAACACGCCACTGGATGCCACGGCTTTCTTAGAAATAATGTTTAATAAGCCTTTGGTTTGGTTTGTAGCTTTACTCATTTTTGACTTCTACATGTCCAGAGACAGTTTAAACTCTATCAAGTGAAGTTCTCCTACTGTCCTTAATACTTtgggtatttatttatttttttaaatgttaggaTATATTAGGCTATAAGCTACTCTTGCTCCACTGTTATTTtgagtacattttttttcccctttatagTGTTTTATGTGTTGTGCCCGTGCATCTCTTTGCCTTATGCAACGCACTTTGAGCTACCTCCATGTTTGATACAAACTGCCCTGCTTTACCTATTATTCCACAAATCATTTGCTGTATCATAATTATTAAAGTCAGCAAACATGACAGTAATATAGGTTATGTGCGGATATAGTGCTTCCTAACTGCTATGTTATTTCATGTATTGATCGATTGCCTTCTCAGCAGATTGAGTTcaaacctctttttttttttaaacgactgtcagatcacaaaaaaaaaaaagtgtgtccGTACCAGTTAAAACAGGTTTGGGTGTTTTAATGCCACCGATCATTGATTTGAGTGGAAAGCCTGCGTGGGGATTGCAAAAGAAACATGATCATATTTTTCTGCAGGtagggtttttttcttttttttatctcgtTAAAAAGGTTTATTTCCTAAACGCATGCATGTTGTAAAGATAAATCAAGTCCGCTTCAATCAGGACAGGTTTAATAACAGCAGCAATTGAGGCCAAATGTTTTATAATTAACAGTTGTATCAGCACCCTATAAAACCATGACCCCTATAAATCCCATTTTAGAGACCAATCAATCCTCCTCTTGGACTAAAGGGCCTATTGATCCCTCTCCGCTAAACGCTTTCTCCGtatccttttttgttttgtttccactGAAAAGAGCATTTCGATTACACTTTTTATTGGAGGAAAGATTCCGCCGAGAGGAAAGCGAGGGCTCGAAAATTAAAGGGTGACATTTTAATTACAGGACATTGATAAAGGGATCTGGCTAATGGCTGTGTACAGGGCGGCCACTCATTGTCCCGCCTGATGTGCTAATCAAGTCGGACTGctctggaaataaaaaaaaaaaaaaaaaaaaaaaaaaaaaggtcatcgGCCGATACAAAGCAGTGACGCAGCTCGGTGGGAATTTGGGAATATGAACGTCCCGGACTGGCAGAAATGAAGACGCATCTCCAAACAAAGCGCGGTCAATATCCCGGAGAGAGGCCCGCCAGATGAGATCATGGAGCAGCCACATTTTCATTCCAGACATATTATTGCTATAGGTCACACGAAGCACAGCCGTAGATCATCCGATGCCACAATTTACATGGAACAGACATCAGTTGTGGCGGCCAGAGCTGTCACGACACGGACTGATCATCATCACCGCTCCCAGCAGGCTGCAGGTCGATCTGATCGACAGGTTAACAACCAAGTTATCATGTCAGCTTCTCAACGAGCCTTTAAGAGCTGCATGTTAATGCCTCAGCGAAGGATTTTACAAATACTGAGGCAACGCATGCCCCACCCATACTCCACCCGCAAAAACTACATACACTTATGTGGTCTAACTGAGCATTTTGCCCACTTTAAAGTATATAAATCTAGTTGGGACACACaacttgactttttttaaacagtacaaagagaaaaaaaacaaacccaaatcaaatgtgtttcttttattgTGGCCTAAAAAGATGCTGAATGTTAATAAATCACCCCCACCATAATCTGCACCTCAGACATGAGATGTGGGCCTCTATTTAAGGCaagatttgtatttttttttaaagtatatctTAAAACAATACTAACCTGTCCATATGTAGGTGGAGACAGGGCACTGCTATCCTGGACGAGGTGTGATTTTTCCTCCAGCTACTACAGGGTAAGAGATAAGAGATGGGGTTCAACGTCTACATTCCTTGTTCTGTGTCCACATTTTAACTGAAGATAGTATGATGCTTCTTCAGTCCAAGTTAGGAGCTTTTTAGGAGCTCTTTGTCCCTTGCTGAGCTGCAGTGAAGGGATAgcagtcaggggatcaccagaGATTAAACAGATTATGAATATAAGGATCAAATTTCAGGGCAACATTTCACACTGAACCACAAATGGGAACCTGCTGGTGGTGCTGGAGGAAAGGTGTGGGAACCACCAAAATCTTTGGGATTGGGGGGCATGAATGCCTGAATAATATGTCATGGCCGTCCATCCAACAGTTAAGATAAGAGATAAGAGAGACTTGTTGTTATTGACATCCATTTATACAGTGCAGTAGAGTAAACGGAGGAATTTAAGGATTCCCTGGTCCCCGGTGCAAAACTAAAGAATAAACCAATGAACATACGGTGCAAACAACAAGATCCAATACAGGCACAGGAGAAGATACAAGACGAGGTACAAACATGTAGTGCAATAATAGAAAAAGTTATTAGATATTTCAATTTAGATGAATGTTTAAATTCGGACCAAACTGGTGGACCAACTAAAAGAcggacattgccatccctagaacCGTTGGCATGGTTTAAGTGTGTGATGAAGTCCGCTGTTGAAAAATGATCTGCTGACAAAAAAGGGCCACAACATGTAGATCAAAACACTTGTTTTGCAACAAGTATGTTTTCAGCCAAGCTAGCTGCGCAGATCTAGTGAAGGCAATGTCAGCCTGtctggtccagactgaaatatctcaactattggatggattggcaCAAATCTTTGTGTAGaaattcatggtccccagatgaTGTACGTATCCTAAATACTTTGGTTGTCCTGTGAcgtttcctctagcaccacaaTGAGGTTCACATTTCAGGccttgagtgaaatgtctcaacaactattggatggattgccatgaaatttggctCGGACGTTCATGTCCTGCTCAGGATGAATCGTAATTCCCAGACTTTTTGTCCAAAACtgtggtttatgaccaaatacctgcaaaactaaacaCATTAACCTGAGCTGTACGTGCTAACACGCCGCAGTAAACATTATATCTGCTAGATATCTTAATGTTATCACAGTGACTGAGAGCATGACGACATTAGCATTTTGTTAGCTTCCCAGAAGTGTTTTTAGTCCAATTTGGCTCAATATTATTCTGTTGTCGGGAAACCACCAAAGCAATCTAAAAGGTTTTTGTTGATAGTAAAGAATCTTTTACAGAACGGGACACTAAAAAATGCAGAGAACGTTCAGGTTTTTAGTAGTAATTCATGGTACAGTGGTAGCAGTTGAACAGAAACAAGCACACCTGGCCAGCGGTGGAAAGTGAGACTTTAGGTTTGtcggttttaaaaaaagatccaAAAATATTCCCTCTTCGacagacatcatcatcatcatcatcatcat
This sequence is a window from Perca flavescens isolate YP-PL-M2 chromosome 1, PFLA_1.0, whole genome shotgun sequence. Protein-coding genes within it:
- the skor1a gene encoding SKI family transcriptional corepressor 1 homolog-B, producing MESMPGQLRDAGRDASSSPSSKQDAPSFSGPSSLKPNQVSETALYGVPIVCLVIDGKERLCLAQISNTLLKNYSYNEIHNRRVALGITCVQCTPVQLELLRRAGAMPISSRRCGMITKREAERLCKSFLGAHSPPKLPENFAFDVTHDCAWGSRGSFIPARYNSSRAKCIKCSFCNMYFSPNKFIFHSHRTTESKYLQPDAANFNSWRRHLKLTDKKQSDDIHHAWEDVKAMFNGGSRKRTLPMSGSGMSSSMKSQASSSLAQTSSPEIPHKTLRCDDNQGNNNLSLSSGARTYPVIPVPSKSFGMLQKIPPPLFSHHPYGFPSYGLCQKKSDGLPDANKTNISGVFWPGAKDALYPAFPMFWPTAGGLPMPPYPGSPPKPLPELPGVRQGELDLSDQSDRGANTPKDTNHHPPHQQDGGERCSSSQSSSTRNDEDKSGDETPQRKINYISAFRPVVKDAETIAKLYGNRDSYGARPGYLSPDFISESSSYRSISPDRDSAVDEDDDPDVDVESNRGQDEEEAIQISPGGEHHDSPGPDRVSSGAEESQEQPAASSPAASASPEHSVHTGSSDEDRRMRNGSPLREVYAHEKDGHVLLNEPSSFVSKHSSSPRRSNGVHHVTEIPNQRNATSYQEHKDRQADGALRIDISVHERDLENMAKEELQKQLVEQVELRKKLEREFQHLKDNFQDQMKRELSYREEMVQQLQIVRDTLCSELDQERKARYAIQQKLKEAHDALHHFSCKMLTPRQCTGACTFKPPLLPP